The genomic region TTTACCATTAATCCCTGACTTTATGGGCAATAAAGAGACtggaatgggggaaaaagggaCTCTGAAGCCTCCACCCAGAGTgaacaaaatacagaaatggtTTCACCTcttgtgcagcagcagatgcACCACAAACTTCGAAGAGGTTTGtcttgtctgtttgtttttaaaataaacttatttCTTATGGCAGGAAGCAGCTGTAAAAAGCAAAGTGATACCAAACACAGGGCAAGTACAGGAACATGGAAAAGTCAAGTATAAGGTCACTGATGAGTAAGACCAGGAACACTTTTTATACTGGATTAATAAAAGCATCCAAATTCCTTCTAGGGCTGAACCAGAACTGGTTCAGATAAGCAAACTGTTTATACCTGGCACTGTCAGGAATGAATCATGTTAGGCATTCCTGAGTTTAAATAAGACAAAAAATCCCTAAATGCTGTCCTAGGGATAGTTCAATTCCTACGTTACAACGTTACTAGAAACCCCTAAAAAAATCTCCTGCTTGCAAACCGTGCTCCAGAAATGAGGGAAGTCCCAAACCCCTTGTCCTCCTGGATCTCAGAGGTGCTAAATACAGTGGAGGGTGAATAAATGGGTGTTAATACTCTTCAGTGCCCCAAAACTGACTTACCACATGATCCATAATACGAGCAAAGGAACCAGAGATGGAAATGAACTGCAGTGGGACAGAATTTCCTGAGAGGTTTAAGGCATCTGTGCTGGGCTCCTCAGTGTGTGATCACGGTGTGACATTAAACAGGGCCTGTGGAGCCCTGCTTGCACAGGCAGGATTGTCCAGTGCCCCTTCACATCCACCACAATCCAGAAAGTTTTATCATCCAGCTCATTGCAAAGGAGCTCTGAAATGCCAGACTGAATTATATATAACATTCTTATTCTGAACTCTATCCTTTATCCAAATAAAATGGAACTGGTATCTTagactttaaatattttactattCAATACTAAACCCATCTGTCTTtcaacacaaaaagaaaatacaaatccaAGTGAATGGCTTGTCAGAGGAACAGCACTGTACAGAAACAGAATATTCCTGGAATACTGTGGTCTTCCCAAAACCGGCAGCATTTcagatattatttttcttttgtactgCCCAGACTTGAACACAGAGACagccattcccattccccagaGTAAGAAAACTTCCAAGATAACATGAATAAAATAGATACATTGGAAATCAGATAAAGCTTTACAAGAATTTCCCCATGTGTCCAAGATGATTTCCTTTATCAAAGGCTCAATGGTGATGTGATTCCCTCTGCCAGAGTGACAGGTTTTACACCAGAGTGTGCCCAGatacaaacaaaccaaaaaagcacCACTGAAGTGAAACAGAAATGGTCAGagacagcagctttgctggggatgctgaggcCTGTGTGAATGTCTGGAGAGCCCAGAGAGGGGGCTCAGGACACCCAGCTGAGCGTCCCCTGCGCTCGGTGCCTCGCGGGGCCAGAGCCCAGGTCCCCCCTCCTGGACAcacctggcccagccccagcacaccGGCCTTGCCCTGCACTCAGCAGCTGGGAACCTCCACACCCCacactttttctcttctttgtaaTAATCAAGTAAGATTACATTCCATTCATATACTGCAATTTATAATATTGATAGATAATATTAAGATACACATATATAAGAACTAGGATACTCTTTATGGCCTCTATTTTCTGATGTATTTAACAAAAACAAAgtcaaaaaaatgaaaacaattgcTGGTGTTTCCAGTTTCCCAACAGAGATGCAGGACCaatccctgagcagctgctctgtgctgtggtttCCAGGCCTGTGACAACTCTACCCTGGCTGTTGGTGTTCGGGGTGGGGGGACTCAAAAGTGCCACCAAAGTCCATctgacagcacagctccaggagtgGCTGGGGGTCAGCGAGCACAAACAGAAACCAAGGGAGCAGTTCAGTGACGTGTGGGCTGGTTTGCTGCACTTGGCATGTGGGAACAAAACGTTGTATCTCTGTGTAATGCCACAAAAACTGATGTCCATTCCCAGAGGCAGGAATGAACCCCAGCAGAGTGGGCTGTGTCAAGCTCCAGGTGTGCCAAGGACCAAAAATACAGGGAGGGAATAACTTGTGCATCAGTAGTGCTGCCGGAAAAGCTGTGTGTGGAAatcccaacccaacccaacccaacccccCTCCCCTCAGGCTTTGGTCAGTGCAGGGATCCCAGGGTTCAGTGGCGGGGAGTGAGAGAGCAGTGTCGGGGACAGGGACCGGGGGACTCTGACCTGTGGGCAAAAAGCTCTCGTGTTGAGTTGCAGCTCAGCGATGGTCCTGcagcagtcctggctcagcCTTCCTTAAAAGAAATGCTTGGTTTTACGCTGgctcaaaaaaaccaaaaattcccTCTGTCACTTCCGAAAGGACACCAAGGCCATGGGGCGCGTCACTCAAAGGTTTCCCATCGCTTTCTGAGCTGCTCCACCTTACCTGGAGTGGGTGACACGTCCTGCTTGGTCTTTTTTAACAGATCTTCAAAGGGATCTTTTGTCTCCTCGGATTTTGAGGACAGTAACACTGACTCCAAGCCCTTGGCTGGCCTGGCAGGGACCAGAGGGGGATCACTGGCCAGAAGAGCCAGGGCTTGTTTGGGATCTACCtttgtgctgggctggcccACCTGTAATGTTCGGGGTTTGGAGGGGGCACCCAGACACgctggctggagggagctggtgggagaagggctgtggctctgcaggagcaaggagccagctgctggcacagctggagcctggctgaACAGGTTTGGCATGGAGAGCGTGGCCATGGGGGGCTGAGGTCTCTGTGCTGGGTAGAAGGCGGCAGTGGGGGTTATGAAGCTGGAGCTGTAGGCGTGACCTAAGGAGGGGGTAAAGGAGCCCCTGGGGGCTCTGACCAGGGACACTGGAAGGGCTCCTGGCAGTGTCTGGGTGAAGGGATTGGGGGAGGGCTGTAGAaaaggtgctggagctggggcaggatagcccaggggctgggcaaacgctgcagctgcaggaggcacaAAGTCACTGGGCAGGGCCCCGAAGGCGGGCGCGGGCGCCGAGCCCTGCGGGGCCCTGGCCGGCCAGGCCGTGGTTCTCAGCGGGTCCAGCAGGCTCAGCAGGAGCTCGCTCTCGTTGCCGGCGCCCTCTGCCTTCACCCGCTCgggctgcagcatcccagcgCTGCCGGCAGCACCACACAGCAGCTGCGATGGGCGGGAGGAGCAACTCACAGACTGCTGCACTTCGGGCTTTAGGGACACAGCCCCAAAGGGCTCGGGGATGAGATCTGAAACCAAGGGGCTGCGCCCCTGAGGGGTGAGGATTTCCGCCGACCCGGCTGGAGCCTGGTGCTTGGAagccctgggtgctggtggtggtggcacGATCCCCAGTTCTGGAGTCTTTCTTCCCTGGGGCCTAGGAATGGTGATGTTCCCTTGAATGGCAGGATTGGATTCATCCTTTTCTGCAGGAGCCAGACCATTGTCTCTGCTCTGGGGTCTCCTGGTGATGGGGGGCATGTTACCCAGGGCAGCCAAGGGTCGTTCTGGTGAGCTTTGGGAATATTTGGTGGGAATAGCCATATCATCATGGCCCATACTCCACAGCTTGTTGTAAGGGTGGGACAGCTTCATGCTTGGCACAATCCTGTTCCTCTCAGACACACCGAGATCCATTCTCTGCAAGAGAACAGAACAAACATTAACACTGACTGATGTCCTCACAAGACACAGCAGGAAGTGAGTTCAGGCTGCTGTGAGGGAAGAGGATCAGTCCCCAGGCTGATCAGTGCAGAGGGACAACAGCGTGTGGCCAGGAACCAGCCAGGACTCTGCAGCTccaattccagctctgctgccacgGGGTTGTTCAGCTGGGATGTGTTGTGCATCTGTCACAGCCCAGTAAGGAGCACACAACCTGTGTCCAAGGCacagaagctgagaagccttaACTGCTGCATGGAATAAGTTGACAAATGAAATATCTGAATGTAACACTAAAATCAATATTACTATAAAGTAGAAATgacatttgcttttttaatgtcAGATGAAGATCTTGGAATCTGCTTTAGTTAACACTTTCTGAGCAATGTTCCTTCACAAACAATCCCATTTCTTCAGAGGGAGATTGTTCGAATGATGCTTAGACCAAAATAGCCcgattaaaagaaaaagagtttggAGGGGACCTGAAAATTACCAACTATTCATTCTCACTGCCGACCATCAACTTCAAAGATAACTCTGTGTGATGGCCATGGGACAAACAGATTCTGAGGAACAGGGCAAATATCCCCTCCTTTAGAAGCACAGGCTTCAGAGGAAACACTTACTTATCACTGAGTCCCATTTAAGCCATTTCttaattcagaaattaattctgaaacACATAAGCAAATCCCTGGAAAGcagaagatgatgatgatgatgatgacaacGATGATTATTATTAGGATCTACCCAATAATATGAAAAAGATGCTCAGAATGAGCTCTGTGCCACCCGCAGGGCACAGGAAGCCCCCAACCTGGTATTCAAAGGAGCAGcgctgctctgcctcctccttggGTGTCCGCAGGTCCTCCAGGCTCTTGGcctggctgaggggctggggctgggcttcTACTTCCAAGCTGGGGAAGATGTCTTCCAGGAGGTTGACTTCTGAGGCcttgctggagagcagagggctCGGGGGCAGCGGCTCTCTGGCTCTCTCCGGGCTGCCCACGTCCTCCCCATCGGCGCTGTCCGACTCCTTCAGCGCCCGGTACGGCTGAGGCCTGCCACACAAATCACATTGCAATTCACCAGATTTCTAATGCTTTGTTCCAGACACAATTTCCTAAGGAGCTGGATGAGTTACAAAGAGCTCCCCAGTGGCAAACATAGCTCAGAGAGCTCCCcatgcagagcaggctgtgggcagggggacaTGCAGAAGGGGACCCAGCACCCGAGGGTGCTCGGAAGGGCAAGAGCCAAGTGGGAGGAGCTCAGAGGGAAGCTGCGGTCATGCaggcccagccaggctgaggaggGAGTTCTCAGACCAGGGACAGTGGGATACCAGCTCCCCATGCTGACTGTCTGGGCTCCCCTCGGGCTGGGCATGGCCTCTGCACCCTGTGTTTGCAGGCTCTGACATCCTCGGGTTTCGAGCTAACTCAGCACACAACACAACTCAGTGTTTTCCTGCAATAATTGGGAGCACTGTGCAGGTTCCAATGATTTCACTGGTGTCATCTTATCAAGAAACACCACAATCCATTATGGAGACACCTCCTTTACATTACCAGCCAAGGCTGAGTTAGCAGGATGCTTCTCTTGCACATACCTCAGCAAAAAATGGAACCAgcacatttgcattttggtgTGTGTACAGAGAACAGCAGCACGATGTGCATCCAATTAATAACAACAAGTGCCACACATGGCTGTGGGGATTGGCACTTGAGTGGCAGCCAGTTGTACTGTGGCATTTAAAGAAGCtttcaattaaaagaaaatatttgtgagaCCTGCAAAAACACATCCTATGGAAGAACCCTTCTCCCCTTTCCATATTTTATCATAATACATCTATATCATGCAAATTCAGAGAGCCCAGCCTGCTTcccccccagcacccacagagcaggcactgagcctgcagcaggacagggacactgcaggtACAGGGCAGACAGTGACAGCACACGGCCTCAGGGCAGTCTCACATCGCTCTGGGTCACCCTGCAAGCCCCCAAAGGagatctgaaaacaaaactggtCTCCTCCACTCCAAACAGGAGTGTGGAAACATTTTCTGGCCCTTTCCTACTGATCCCCACATCCCACCTGCCTGCAGTCAGGTTCCTTCCCTGTCAGTCTCTgaagctgtgtctgcagcacaCAATGGATTTTAGCAGCTGCAGACCTCTCTGTCCCACTGGCAGcctccttctccagcctggtctgacccagctggggctgccaggcttcagctgctcagctgggacTGGCATCgtccctctgccagccctgaccTGCCTGCCTGTGGCACCATGTGCatttctgaagcagcagctcacagcaccCTGGCCCCTCTTCCTACAGCTTCTGCTCAGATCAGTGGCTGCACTGTTAAAGGAATGAGTGCAACTCCATGCAATTTATCTACCTTTCATCCCCTAGAAATCCTCAAGCAGGCCAGgttaggaaaaaacaaatccttTGCTGACATTCAGTGAGggctcagctcagagctgcctgctggcatTGGGATATTCAAATAGGCAGCAAGAGGGATTTAGTGCAGCTGaacccacagctggcagggctcccCTCACCTCACACGGGCACCCTGGGCAGGCCgggctccttcccctgccacaggcactgTGGGCAAGGGCAGAACCTTCCAGCCACAGCATCAGTGAGCattctggcacagctgctctacACAGTCTTTCAAGACAGAGTTACAGAGCCCTGGGAAGGTACAAGTTACAAATCCAAAAGCTGGATACAAATAGACTAAACAAACTTCCTGTTTCTTGTATAATGGCCAGATTGTACTCAATGCCCTCAgaggacacctgcagggatgtgaTACCTGACAGACCAGACAGGCTGGGATCaaacaggtgacacaggaaaaGGCTGGTAACTGCACTGGAACAAGGCTCACAGGACAACCCAGAAGCACAGTAACACCACACAAGAATGAATGGTGAAAGGTTTGGACAGGACAAGCAGCATGTTGGAACAAAGGACAAATGGAAGGGTGACATCCCACAGAGCTCGAGTCAATGGAAGCCCACAAGCTGTGTGGTGCTGCAGTGTTTCATGCAGGAGGATGCTTCTTCATGCTGCTCAACATCGAGACAGACAAGCAGGAGAAATGCTGGTCATTCATCAAGCACTGTACAGAGACCCCAGGAGCATTTCCAAAATCCCAGTACAGAGGCAGGTGCCCTGAGCAATGCAAACCCCACTGCTGGAAACTGGCATGGacacagcaaaagagaaaggataGACCATTCGaaaggagcagagaagaaaaagttttcAGAGAAGCCAGAGACAGGATCCTCTTCCTGCTGAAATTCATCATCAGAGGAGTCCTCCGAGAGGAAGACTGTATAGTGTCGCATGGGCTTTACGAGGCTGGggaacaggaagagaaaaggaagttaTCGAGTCACAGTGAGGAGAGAAACCAGGGCTGCAGAGACCCAGATCATCCTGAGCCCGACTGACTGCACAGCAGAGCTTGGCAGGGaactgagctctgctgcccaggcacAGAACACAACCcctgtgccaagggcagggCGCCATGGGGTGCCCCAGGGAAGGGaccacagccaccccacagTGCAGGGGACGGTACAGAAACCCCCTTTCCCCACCACGCTCCCTACAGAGCTGGGCACCTCTCTGTTCCTCAGACAGTTCTGCTCCTCAGGCTCTCTGAGCTCTGACAAACATTAcatctccctctctgctttACAGACGTTTAGTCTGATGCACAAGAGGAGCTGACTGCAGGGCACCAGTTCCTACTTGtatctatttttcacatttgaaaCTGCTTCACTCTAGACTAAAACCTCAGCTGTCCAAGGATTGGTATGAAATGCAGTTTGCCAAGTAAGGTGTATATGCTCCTTTCCTCAGCATTAACTGAGAATCAGTTCCTAAAGACTAgggcaggaaaagagaagttGGATGCTGCAACCAACAGCCCAAGAGGGCCTGAGCTGCCACTGCCAGTGAATGTTTACTCACAGTCAGGTCAGAGCTACTTAATAAAAAGTCTCTAACAGGTGGCAGTGGCTGCGGCCAGTGGTGGTAAATCACAGTCTGCATCACTGCAGTTAAAGCCAGTGCCCTGctttcttccccctctccttcTTTAACAGGTGtccaggggaaggaggtggGGCCACAGcgggcccagggctggcagcgctGCAGCGCTCGGTAAATCCCGCTCAGtcccggggctggcagcgctCGGTAAATCCCGGGTctgccccggggctggcagcgctGCAGCGCTCGGTAAATCCCGGGTctgccccggggctggcagcgctGCAGCGCCCGGTAAATCCCGGGTctgccccggggctggcagcgctCGGTAAATCCCGGGTctgccccggggctggcagcgctCGGTAAATCCCGGGTctgccccggggctggcagcgctCGGTAAATCCCGGGTctgccccggggctggcagcgctCGGTAAatcccggggcagccccggcgcCGCGCGGACGGGACCCGCTCCACGGCGCCGGCAGCAGCGCGGAGCGGGGGCTCCGTTTTAATGAGGAAGATCTGCATCTCGGGAGCTTTTTTCATGTGTCAGGATGCATGGACAAATCAGCAGCACATCACGCTGGccaaaaatgaaatgctgacAAATGTAgatatttcaaatttaattgACACCTAAATGTACTtgagatagaaaaaaaaaaatatacagaaaatgGGAGTGCAGGATATGGAATTAGTAAGGAGAattctgtaataattttaaaggaTGTTCTGGTTAtaagaaaattagttttgtttattttattatggtATTGCTTTTTCCTGAATATTGAGATTATGGTACAAAGGGGTGTATGGACTTGTCATTATTCTCCTAAAAAGGGCTCCGCAGATTTgaggaagaattattttttattgacatagttttttaaagaacagcTACACAAGAGCTCTAGGGAATTCAAGAGTTTGTCCCTCTTAGCCAGTAAAATGCAGAGAATGAGGGACTTGGATGCACAGGCTTTTTCTTGCTACTGTGAGATAGGAGGCTGGGGACCGAGGCATTGCCTGGCACCTGCGACCACAGCACAGACCAAGGCTGCAATTCCTTCCCGCAGGGATTCCTCCCTGCACACTCAGTGCCCGAGGCCATGGAAACCCTTCACCGCCCCGAGGTGAGGCCCTGGGAGCCGGGCGGGCACTGCCCCACCCAGCTGATCCCAACCCCGCTGCACGCAGAGCTCCCGTGCCGAGCCCCCGGGGCTCCCAGTGACCTCTGCAGGCCCCCAGTGACCTGTGTAGCCCCCAGTGACCTCTGCGGGCCCACAGTGACCTGTGCAGGCCCCCAGTGACCTCTGCAGCCCACAGTGACCTCTGCAGGCCCCCAGTGACCTCTGCAGGCCCCCAGTGACCTCTGTAGCTCCCAGTGACCTGTGCAGGCCCCCAGTGACCTCTGTAGCCCCCAGTGACCTCTGTAGCCCCCAGTGACCTCTGCAGGCCCACAGTGACCTCTGCAGGCCCCCAGTGACCTCTGTAGCCCACAGTGACCTCTGTAGCCCACAGTGACCTGTGCAGGCCCCCAGTGACCTCTGTAGCCCACAGTGACCTCTGCAGGCCCCCAGTGACCTCTGCAGGCCCACAGTGACCTCTGCAGGCCCCCAGTGACCTCTGTAGCCCACAGTGACCTCTGTAGCCCACAGTGACCTCTGTAGTCCACAGTGACCTCTGCAGGCCCCCAGTGACCTCTGTAGCCCCCAGTGACCTCTGCAGGCCCACAGTGACCTGTGCAGGCCCCCAGTGACCTCTGCAGGCCCACAGTGACCTCTGCAGGCCCACAGTGACCTCTGCAGGCCCACAGTGACCTCTGCAGGCCCACAGTGACCTCTGTAGCCCCCAGAGACCTCTGTagcccccagtgccctgcccagctgaacTCGCTGCTTTAACAAGAGACCCGGGCCTGGGGTGCTCTTTGCAGGCACTGCTCCTGAGCCCCTGTGCTTCAACTGAGGACTGATTCGAAACTGAGCACAGACACCCCCAAAACAATGTGTTTCTTTTACACACATAGAAAGAATTAACTCATGTAGCTAAAGGCATAAATTTCCTAACCTTCCATGCTACCAGGTAAAAcaagggaaaatatatttttgggtGTTTTCACTGATTCTAGCGTTAcccaagagagagaaaagagtgTGAGTTTTTTAAAGAGACAACACCTCTCTTGTTTCCACTTATACAAAGATTACTTCTTACTgggacagaaaaaagaaagtttgtGGGAAACATCatgaaaattctgtattttgtgaAAGCAGCTGAGCTGTAAAGACTTACTAAAACTAGCAGCAATAAACTAGacccaaacaaaataattaaaatacaatatatttCCAGCATTGGTACAATGTTTACCATTCCTGTTTATGTTTATCTGCTGTCTGATAGTGGCAGGAATTGAACATACACGTTAGCAGAGAGCAACACAGGGATGTCAACAGCTTTTGAACCCAAACATGCAG from Molothrus ater isolate BHLD 08-10-18 breed brown headed cowbird chromosome 20, BPBGC_Mater_1.1, whole genome shotgun sequence harbors:
- the DENND1A gene encoding DENN domain-containing protein 1A isoform X3, whose protein sequence is MGSRIKQNPETTFEVYAEVTHSGVSCIGKDPEVRRQFPEGYSDQEVLQTLTKFCFPFYVDSHAINQVGQNFTFVLTDIDSKQRFGFCRLSSGAKSCFCILSYLPWFEVFYKLLNVLADYSAKGQDSQRSELLETFHKLTIPEPGTSVHLGVHSYFTVPDTRELPSIPENRNLTEYFVAVDVNNMLHLYASMLYERRILICCSKLSTLTACIHGSAAMLYPMFWQHVYIPVLPPHLLDYCCAPMPYLIGIHLSLMEKVRSMALEDVVILNVDTNTLETPFDDLQSLPNDVVSALKNRLKKVSTTTGDGVARAFLKAQAAFFGSYRNALKIEPGEPITFCEEAFVSHRSSVMRQFLQNAIQLQLFKQFIDGRLDLLNSGEGFSDVFEEEINMGEYAGSDKLYHQWLSTVRKGSGAILNTVKTKANPAMKTVYKFAKDHAKMGIKEVKNRLKQKDIAENGCSAVPEEPLPRTAPSPLPEKKDPKLREDRRPITVHFGQQHRLRPPRPPPPKIQRSSRPVRPPRPHVVKRPKSNIGVEGRRTSVPSPEHLVKPMRHYTVFLSEDSSDDEFQQEEDPVSGFSENFFFSAPFEWPQPYRALKESDSADGEDVGSPERAREPLPPSPLLSSKASEVNLLEDIFPSLEVEAQPQPLSQAKSLEDLRTPKEEAEQRCSFEYQRMDLGVSERNRIVPSMKLSHPYNKLWSMGHDDMAIPTKYSQSSPERPLAALGNMPPITRRPQSRDNGLAPAEKDESNPAIQGNITIPRPQGRKTPELGIVPPPPAPRASKHQAPAGSAEILTPQGRSPLVSDLIPEPFGAVSLKPEVQQSVSCSSRPSQLLCGAAGSAGMLQPERVKAEGAGNESELLLSLLDPLRTTAWPARAPQGSAPAPAFGALPSDFVPPAAAAFAQPLGYPAPAPAPFLQPSPNPFTQTLPGALPVSLVRAPRGSFTPSLGHAYSSSFITPTAAFYPAQRPQPPMATLSMPNLFSQAPAVPAAGSLLLQSHSPSPTSSLQPACLGAPSKPRTLQVGQPSTKVDPKQALALLASDPPLVPARPAKGLESVLLSSKSEETKDPFEDLLKKTKQDVSPTPGKVEQLRKRWETFE
- the DENND1A gene encoding DENN domain-containing protein 1A isoform X1; the encoded protein is MGSRIKQNPETTFEVYAEVTHSGVSCIGKDPEVRRQFPEGYSDQEVLQTLTKFCFPFYVDSHAINQVGQNFTFVLTDIDSKQRFGFCRLSSGAKSCFCILSYLPWFEVFYKLLNVLADYSAKGQDSQRSELLETFHKLTIPEPGTSVHLGVHSYFTVPDTRELPSIPENRNLTEYFVAVDVNNMLHLYASMLYERRILICCSKLSTLTACIHGSAAMLYPMFWQHVYIPVLPPHLLDYCCAPMPYLIGIHLSLMEKVRSMALEDVVILNVDTNTLETPFDDLQSLPNDVVSALKNRLKKVSTTTGDGVARAFLKAQAAFFGSYRNALKIEPGEPITFCEEAFVSHRSSVMRQFLQNAIQLQLFKQFIDGRLDLLNSGEGFSDVFEEEINMGEYAGSDKLYHQWLSTVRKGSGAILNTVKTKANPAMKTVYKFAKDHAKMGIKEVKNRLKQKDIAENGCSAVPEEPLPRTAPSPLPEKKDPKLREDRRPITVHFGQVRPPRPHVVKRPKSNIGVEGRRTSVPSPEHLVKPMRHYTVFLSEDSSDDEFQQEEDPVSGFSENFFFSAPFEWPQPYRALKESDSADGEDVGSPERAREPLPPSPLLSSKASEVNLLEDIFPSLEVEAQPQPLSQAKSLEDLRTPKEEAEQRCSFEYQRMDLGVSERNRIVPSMKLSHPYNKLWSMGHDDMAIPTKYSQSSPERPLAALGNMPPITRRPQSRDNGLAPAEKDESNPAIQGNITIPRPQGRKTPELGIVPPPPAPRASKHQAPAGSAEILTPQGRSPLVSDLIPEPFGAVSLKPEVQQSVSCSSRPSQLLCGAAGSAGMLQPERVKAEGAGNESELLLSLLDPLRTTAWPARAPQGSAPAPAFGALPSDFVPPAAAAFAQPLGYPAPAPAPFLQPSPNPFTQTLPGALPVSLVRAPRGSFTPSLGHAYSSSFITPTAAFYPAQRPQPPMATLSMPNLFSQAPAVPAAGSLLLQSHSPSPTSSLQPACLGAPSKPRTLQVGQPSTKVDPKQALALLASDPPLVPARPAKGLESVLLSSKSEETKDPFEDLLKKTKQDVSPTPGKVEQLRKRWETFE